One window from the genome of Zonotrichia leucophrys gambelii isolate GWCS_2022_RI chromosome 27, RI_Zleu_2.0, whole genome shotgun sequence encodes:
- the LOC135458559 gene encoding olfactory receptor 10A5-like, producing MEPAEEQDAGNHTLLGEFILSGLSSRPELQHLLFFTICFVYSMTLIGNLLICMATAHPTLHTPMYFFLRVLSVLDISTASVVVPKMLVSTLSEDRSISYLGCVTQLYCVVFLASTEWYLLAAMAYDRYVAVCRPLRYPAIMSTRACLSMVLLCCCSGQVVSVVQTAWVFTLPFCGPRSINYFFCDIPPLVLLSCADTSRYERQLISATVLVIFTPFCLILLSYTCIVSSILRISSAEGRHKTFSTCSSHLTVVTLYCASGTLIYLQPKSSDSQEAKKVLALIYTAVIPTLNPLIYSLRNKEVKEVLIRGMAVLMKK from the coding sequence ATGGAGCCAGCAGAGGAACAAGATGCAGGAAACCACACCCTGCTGGGTGAATTCATCCTCTCTGGGTTGTCCAGCCGCCCAGAACTCCAGCACCTGCTGTTCTTCACAATCTGCTTCGTTTACAGCATGACTCTCATTGGGAACCTCCTCATCTGCATGGCCACAGCTCACCCCACCCTCCACACGCCCATGTACTTCTTCCTCCGCGTCCTGTCCGTCCTGGATATTTCCACAGCCTCAGTGGTGGTCCCCAAGATGCTGGTGAGCACCCTGTCAGAGGACAGGAGCATCTCCTacctgggctgtgtcacacagcTCTACTGTGTGGTTTTCTTGGCGTCCACTGAGTGGTACCTGCTGGCAGCCATGGCCTACGACCGCTACGTGGCCGTGTGCCGCCCGCTGAGGTACCCGGCCATCATGAGCACCAGGGCTTGCCTCTccatggtgctgctctgctgctgcagtggccaggTGGTGTCGGTGGTGCAGACAGCCTGGGTGTTCACCCTGCCCTTCTGCGGGCCCAGGAGCATCAACTACTTCTTCTGTGACATCCCGCCGCTGGTGCTGCTCTCGTGCGCGGACACGTCGCGCTACGAGCGCCAGCTGATCTCGGCCACCGTGCTCGTCATCTTCACGCCCTTCTGCCTCATCCTGCTGTCCTACACCTGCATCGTCTCCAGCATCCTGAGGATCTCCTCTGCAGAGGGCAGGCACAAGACCTTCTCCACCTGTTCCTCGCACCTTACCGTGGTAACGTTGTACTGCGCCAGCGGGACTTTGATTTACTTGCAGCCAAAATCCAGTGATTCACAGGAGGCTAAGAAAGTCCTGGCTCTCATATACACAGCTGTAATTCCCACTTTAAACCCCCTCATTTACAGCCTGAGAAATAAAGAAGTCAAAGAAGTACTAATCAGGGGGATGGCTGTGTTGatgaagaaataa
- the LOC135458555 gene encoding olfactory receptor 4D9-like, which produces MESKNITTTVTEFVLLGLTQSHKVQYFLYVIFFLIYVMTWLLNFTIMATVAVDRHLHTPMYFLLANLAFLDISDSSVNTPKLLSGLLTQHKVISFHQCFLQMFFFHFIAGAVAFLLLAMMVDRYVAICEPLRYLCIMSWSTCTGLVAAAWLGGFLHSITQTGLLLQLPFCGPNVLDNFYCDIPQVIKLACTDTRVAELQMVFNSGMILISLFVILIISYIVILLKIRTCITEGKRKALSTCGTQITVVSLIFIPCILTYAQPYKKSPGDKVASVVFTVVTPMLNPMIYTLRNTEMKKAIRRTLGKIFLSAGKQKPERTADPKLSNVMLP; this is translated from the coding sequence ATGGAATCAAAGAACATCACCACCACTGTGACAGAATTTGTCCTGTTGGGCCTGACACAGAGCCACAAGGTGCAGTATTTTCTCTATGTGATCTTCTTTCTCATCTATGTGATGACCTGGCTGCTGAACTTCACCATCATGGCCACTGTGGCTGTGGACCGCCACCTCCACACCCCCATGTACTTTCTCCTGGCCAACCTCGCCTTCCTTGACATCAGTGACTCCTCAGTCAACACTCCCAAGCTGCTGTCAGGCCTCCTCACCCAGCACAAAGTCATCTCCTTCCACCAGTGCTTCCTCCAGATGTTCTTCTTCCATTTCATTGCAGGTGCAGTGGCATTTCTGCTCCTGGCCATGATGGTGGATCGCTACGTGGCCATCTGTGAGCCCCTGCGCTACCTGTGCATCATGAGCTGGAGCACCTGCACAGGCCTGGTGGCAGCTGCGTGGCTGGGTGGGTTTCTCCATTCCATCACACAAACTGgccttctcctccagctgccaTTCTGTGGCCCAAATGTACTGGACAATTTCTACTGTGACATCCCCCAGGTCATCAAACTGGCCTGCACTGACACTCGCgtggctgagctgcagatgGTGTTTAACAGTGGAATGATCCTCATCAGCCTTTTTGTGATCTTGATTATTTCTTACATTGTCATCTTGCTGAAGATAAGGACGTGCATCAcggaagggaagagaaaagctCTGTCCACCTGTGGAACACAGATAACTGTTGTGAGCTTAATATTCATCCCCTGCATCCTCACCTATGCCCAGCCTTATAAGAAAtcccctggggacaaggtggcCTCTGTTGTTTTCACTGTGGTCACCCCAATGCTAAACCCAATGATCTACACACTCAGAAACACTGAGATGAAAAAGGCCATCAGGAGAACGctggggaaaatatttctgtcagcaggaaagcagaaacCGGAGCGGACAGCAGATCCAAAGTTATCAAATGTGATGCTCCCATGA
- the SDR39U1 gene encoding epimerase family protein SDR39U1 — protein sequence MRGAAMRVVVGGGTGFVGRALTQLLRSRGHQVTHVSRRGGTDRISWEELSHSGLPLCEAVVNLAGENVLNPFRRWNDDFCREVVSSRVETTKALAKAIGAAEQPPRAWVLVTGVGFYRPSPTAEYTEDSAGGDFDFFSRLVSSWEAAALIPGSPTRGVVVRSGVVLGRDGGAISQMLLPFRLGLGGPMGSGLQPFPWIHIQDLAGIVCHALETESVRGVLNGVAPSSPGTSNGTFAQELAAALGRPALLPVPAWAVRALFGAERAAMLLEGQRVLPKRTLESGYRFIFPELRAALKDIVA from the exons ATGCGCGGCGCGGCAATGCGGGTGGTGGTGG GTGGTGGAACAGGGTTCGTGGGCAGAGCCCTGACCCAGCTGCTGCGGAGCCGAGGACACCAAGTGACCCATGTGTCACGAAGAGGGGGCACGGATCGGATCAGCTGG GAGGAGCTGTCCCACTCCGGGCTGCCCCTGTGCGAAGCTGTGGTCAACTTGGCTGGTGAAAATGTCCTCAACCCTTTCCGCAG GTGGAATGATGACTTCTGCAGGGAGGTCGTCAGCAGCCGGGTGGAGACCACGAAGGCCTTGGCCAAAGCCATcggtgctgctgagcagcctccCCGTGCCTGGGTCCTCGTCACTGGCGTAG gATTTTACcggcccagccccacagctgagTACACTGAAGACAGTGCAGGAGGGGATTTTGACTTCTTCTCACGCCTGGTGAGCTCgtgggaggctgcagctctcaTCCCTGGGAGCCCAACTCGTGGTGTTGTGGTGAGATCAG GTGTGGTGCTGGGTCGAGATGGCGGCGCAATCTCCCAGATGCTCTTGCCTTTCCGCCTGGGACTCGGAGGCCCCATGGGCTCTGGACTGCAGCCCTTCCCGTGGATCCACATCCAGGACCTGGCTGGGATCGTGTGTCACGCCCTGGAGACGGAGTCAGTGCGAGGCGTCCTCAACGGCGTTGCCCCGTCCTCGCCTGGCACCTCCAATGGCACCTTTGCCCAGGAGCTGGCGGCAGCGCTGGGGCgcccggcgctgctgccggTGCCCGCCTGGGCCGTGCGGGCTCTCTTTGGGGCAGAGAGGGCGGCCATGCTGCTGGAGGGACAGAGGGTGCTGCCCAAACGCACCCTGGAGAGCGGCTACCGCTTCATCTTCCCTGAGCTGCGTGCTGCTCTCAAGGACATTGTGGCTTGA
- the LOC135458310 gene encoding olfactory receptor 9S13-like, which produces MENHTRISEFILVGFKSHPGSQVLLSVLFSTMYFVTVVGNICMILIIRMEPKLHTPMYFFLGNLSTLDICYSSVIAPRAALAFLLGRRSISYAGCASQMFFFSLFGTTEAFFLAVMAYDRFTAICSPLLYQVVMSRRLCVLMVVGSYLSGCINCTIQTGFTFSLSFCGHREIKHFFCEVAAVIHTSCSNTLVNELVMLAVCGPIIVGTALVVFVSYGYIILTIIQMPSAESRHKAFSTCSSHMVTICLFFGTVFFMYAQPGAASSSPSKSNIVSIFYTVVIPMLNPFIYTLRNREVKGALKKQLKRKGFFKHLS; this is translated from the coding sequence ATGGAAAACCACACCAGGATAAGTGAGTTCATTTTGGTGGGgttcaaatcccacccaggatCCCAAGTCCTTCTCTCAGTTCTCTTCTCCACAATGTACTTTGTCACTGTGGTGGGAAACATCTGCATGATCCTCATCATCAGGATGGAGCCCAAGCTGCACACCCCAATGTACTTCTTCCTGGGGAACCTGTCCACCTTGGACATCTGCTATTCCTCTGTCAtcgctcccagggcagccctggcattCTTGCTGGGCAGAAGGAGCATTTCCTATGCTGGCTGCGCTTCACAAAtgttcttcttctctctctttggCACAACAGAAGCTTTTTTCCTGGCTGTGATGGCTTATGATCGCTTCACTGCCATCTGCAGCCCGCTGCTCTACCAGGTGGTCATGAGCAGAAGGCTTTGTGTGCTCATGGTGGTGGGCTCCTATCTGTCAGGCTGCATCAACTGCACCATCCAGACAGGCTTCACCTTCAGCCTGTCCTTCTGTGGGCACAGAGAAATCAAGCACTTCTTCTGTGAAGTTGCTGCAGTGATCCACACCTCCTGCTCCAACACCCTCGTCAACGAGCTCGTAATGCTGGCTGTGTGTGGACCAATAAttgtgggcactgccctggtggTTTTTGTCTCCTACGGTTATATCATCCTCACAATCATCCAAATGCCTTCAGCTGAAAGCAGGCACAAGGCCTTCTCCACCTGCTCTTCTCACATGGTGACAATCTGCTTGTTCTTTGGGACAGTGTTCTTCATGtatgctcagcctggagctgcatccTCATCACCCAGCAAGAGCAACATCGTCTCCATCTTCTACACTGTTGTTATTCCCATGCTGAACCCCTTCATTTACACCCTCAGAAACAGGGAGGTAAAAGGGGCTCTgaaaaagcagttaaaaaggaaagggttttttaagCACCTTTCCTGA